The sequence below is a genomic window from Wyeomyia smithii strain HCP4-BCI-WySm-NY-G18 chromosome 1, ASM2978416v1, whole genome shotgun sequence.
AATAAAGCGGAAATGGAAGTATCTCCGAGACACATTcctgaaggaaatgaaaaaaataccgAAGGAAAAGTTACGCGAACCCGACTGTGCGTCCTACAGCTCTTGGCCGTACTTCGAAGCGATGCTGTTTTTGAGAAATATGGTCAGACCACGTAAACAACTGTTGATCAAAGGTAACCCCGACGAGGAGGAAGATGAAGACTATCAGACGAGTACAGTGCAGTTTGATGAGAATCCGATAGAGCTGGTAGAAATGCCATTTACGATTAAAACGGAAGACTCAGTTGTGAATGAACAACCAGCTAGTAGCAGCAAAACGGCTGTCGAAGCGCCCCCTAGATCGGTTCTCAGTGACGATGAGGAtgaactgtttttcagaagcttgCTACCACACGTCCGCAAGATGGAACCGGAGGATAAGCTGTTGTTTCGGACGGAAGTACAAAATCTCGTCCTGCAGCACGTCTATCGGAGGGACGATCCGATCTAATTTGTGGTGAAACTGATTTGCGATACTGTACCTAATAATGATTTAAGAAATTATACTCTAAATTAAAATTTGCTTTTTTAAGTGAAAAATAATGGTCTCATCTAGTTTCGTCATTGTTTTTTTACTTCATTAGATTTAGTGTTGATAATTAACAtatcaaaatattattttatagCCTATAATCGTCCCCATATATTCTCTTTTGATAAACATGTTGCTGAACAAGGTTTTGCATCTCCGTGCGAAACGCTAGCTTATCCTCCGGATCCAGCTTCCGAACGTGCGGCAGAATGCTTCTAAAGAACATTTCATCCTCATCAAACTCCTCAATGATCCTGCTCGTTCCAGTAGCTGTAGCATCCATTTGCAATGGAACGGCGGGGGGCTCAATCGGGTCGTAGATTTTTGTGACGGTTGCGTTTCTACTTCGCTCTGGCTCATAATTTGCCAGTTGTTGTTCGGAGTCACTGTTGGACGTCGTATAGCCAATAGATGATCGTGGTTTGACCAAGTCCCGCAGGAAGAGCAACGATTTGAAATGCGGCCAAGCTCCGTATAACTCGTAGGTCGCAACATCCAGGTTGGGCCATTTTTCCGCGGGTACTCTCTTCATTTCCTTGAGAAATGTATCCCGAAGGGATTTCCATTTTCTCTTTATAGGGTGCGCTGAAAAGAGTTCCTTGTTTTGTTGCACTGATCTAATAGTAGGAATTATGAATTAAAAACTTACACTTCTGAAAGCCCAATTCATTTGCAATCTGACGCCAATGTCGCTCCACCAGTGCCCTGTTCCGATAGTTTGCTACTCTTCTATCCCATATGTGTCTTCGCGAGAAAACAAGCGAAATTAGTCGTTCGTTTCCGTTCTGCTCGCTCGCCATGCTTTCAGAGGGGACAACACGTGAAAAGCACTTTTCAAACGGTTTCTGCTTCCGCGTCCACGACGCTTGTAGCGATTATTTCGTCGCGGATTCCAAGACAATTCAGACGCTTTTGTCAAGTTGAGTGCGTCGTTCTATACGCTTCCGAAGCAGCCAATCCTCAATCTTACCTGTGTTGATCGCATCTATCAAACTTATCGTTTTATCGATAAGCCGAAATTTATGCGCGGCACGCATAAATTTGGTAATCCTTAACATGCTCTATCTAAACTTAGTAAAATTTGAATTATAGAATGAAATGTGGAAGTTTATAGGATTTTTACAATCAAAAATATGCACTTTTTCTGTACCTGCTGCGATGGCTGGACAACAAATTGAGTGGCTCTTGgatgaaatttattttcgatccGTCGGCTAAAGGGCAACGGAGAGACGTTGAAAAATTCCGGAGAAAAACTGTTCATCGAGATGGatgatttatatttatatttatacgCAAAGCAAACGTACAATaaacatttgaaaccaatttttttcaaaaaatgaagaGAATACAAatccaaaaaggcaaaaattaaaattcgtAAAAACAAACCGAAAATATCAAAATCTATCGACGTTCAACGCCATAGAAGAAAATGGTTTCAAATTATATTTCAAGTCTATTTTCATGTTACTGAAATATAATCCTAAATCAAACTTTCAATAGCTAGAACACTTTCAAAAGCTAGACCCCAAATCAGCGTTTGAGTTGACGTGAAACGTTCCTAAAAGCAAAGCGAATCTCACATTAGTCATATAGCTTGAAAATGTTTTTGAGATtaactgttttccaaaaaccagacTAAAGGACTAtgaaacaatttaataaaaaattcaaacttaaaaaaacagaattttcaAAGCCCAGAGTTTCCAAAATTGTCAGTATTTTAAAGCTTGACAGTCCAACATTTGAGAGCACAAAAGTTTCCGACTCAAAGGGTCAGAGTGCATGATTGATTGCTCAATTCAATCTTCACAGTTATCCATAAAAAACTTTCAAGTCCCATCTAGTTTTGTCATTGTGATTTCATTGATTCATTAGTTTCAGTGTTGATAATTAACATAAtatattaaaatattgttttaaaaacTATAATCGCCAACACATCTTCTCTTATGATAAACATACTTCTGAACCATGTTCATTATCTCCGTGCGAAACGCTAGCTTATCCTCCGGAGCTAACTTGCAAACGTGTGGCAGAAGGCTGCTAAAGAACATTTCATCCTCATCATCCTCCTCCTCAATGGTCCTGTTCTTTCCAGTAGCTGTAGAATCTATTTGAAATACACCGGCGGGGGCCTCAACCGGGTCGTAGATTTTTGTGACGTCTGTGTCATAATCTACCAGTTGTTGTTGTTCGGAGTCACTGTCGGGCGTCGTATTGGCAACAGCTGTTCGTGGTCTGACGAAGTCCCGCAGAAAAAGCATCGAGCTAAAAAACGGCCAAGCTCCGTACAATTCGTAGGTCGCTACATCTAGGTTGGGCCATTTTTCCGCGGGCACTTTCTTCATCTCCTTGAGAAATGTATCCCGAAGGGATTTCCATTTTCTCTTCACAGGGTAAGCTGAAAAGAGTTGCTTGTTTTGTTGCACCGATCTAATAGTATTCTGAATTAAAAACTTACGCTTCTGATAGCCCAATTCGTTTGCAATCTGACACCAATGTTGCTCCACCACTTCCTTGTCCACATAGTTTGGCGCTTTTTTATCCCAGATCTGTCTCCGCGAGAAAACGAGCGAAATGAGCCGTTCGGCTCCGCTCCAATCGTTCTCCATGCTCTCGGTGAGGACAACACGTGAAAATCACTTTTCAAAGGGTTTCTGGTTCCGCGTCTACGACGCTGTTAGCAATAATTTTGCTTTTCAATCCAGCTTTCCAAGGCAATTCAGCCGCTTTTGTCGAGTTTCTGTAGTCCTCCAATCCTCTTTCTTCCTTTCTTCTGTGTAGGTGTACCTTACGAACTGATGCCGTCGCTGTCAGTTCGATAAATATTTATGTGCTGTGAAGCGCCAGTTGCACTGTGAAAAAAATCACGTCGAAGTGAAGTGATTTACTGTTGAATTCGCACTTCTAGTCAAACTCAAGAATAAAACGTTTTGTCTTGTTGAAGGTTGCTTTAATAATGAACCGTTTAATAACTGAACAATCTCTTTATATAGGAATCGGTTGCTATGTTTCTTGGTTACTATTTCTGTATGTAAAACATCTGGGTTACTATTTCTAATACAAACATTTCAAAGTGGGAGCaaaatctttcgaaatatatcattaagccctatttagagttctaagcgaagtgaaaacctcatacaaaatgttctattttttcacgggaatggcatcgctgtcagctaccatacatttgacgcgttaccaacatcactggcactggcacgaCTGGCACCCAaaaaatgggcagtttacccttatcttatgttgattcgggcaaaccggctaaatgttgactgcaattattaatagcatatcggacagttttgagcaatttcttaaggttttcacatggtatgtgatattctaactgatatttagtacattaaagctaagtgaagcaaactgtgacagcagaaaaagtagttttgggacaaacggtacagaaatagatgttcgtaacgcttgaaggctaccaatgcaacctgcaaaaatttcactttgcttggaactgtaaacaaattcgatccagcgaaatcgaaggttgtggatctcatctttttcactggggtttacttttttcacgcatacAAACGGTACTGAAAAAAGCaacagcaagcgaaaacttgcgtgcgtttatattctgtcactTGCAGCCAATTTTCGTTTCGCTCGGAGTGCAAACTcttgaatttcgcttcacttaaactgtaaactgcaggctggtgaaatacctgcgtgtttcacaaacgggttttcacgacagatttcgcaagcaaaaatttacgctttttcacttgtcaactttttcacttcgcttggaactgtaaactatgcttcaCATTGAACACTGAAATCAACATTATTAGGCATTTTGAACTAGATTTATTATTagggatgtcaattttcgagggtcaaacatcaaaactttaaacactTTGAGGTACCCCTAAACCATgtctgattgagctgaaattttacccaCATCATTTTTTTGGATCAATAAACCAAATTTATATGGTAGGACCATTTTTTCTGCCACCCTATATTACATAACTAAGACATAGGTGAAGGCTGTAttgaccatcgcacggtgacgtcacacatctgagtttgacagctactggtaactttgtttacattCGTGTGATGCAGTTTTGTTCTTAgttatagcagatcatttcaaaTGTAATCATAATGCCCTTCAAATGTTGTGCGCGCTGGCACCTCACTAagaataattataaattgagcagTATTTCCAACATGCACAATTCCTCCATCAGAAAAAGTATAAAGTCCATAAGGTAAACAAAGTGGccactaactgtcagaaaagtcTGTTACACTCTTTGACAAGGCGtgaaatatttgtcactttttgacagataaaaatttggtcaaagataattgtttgtcactctccaatttgcCAATTGAGTCCTTAAGTTTTACACGTATTGCTGATTTTcatatatcagctggaagagggcaattttctgagcagaacgtgatttttaaaagatGTTTATCGTTTGCCTTCGATTTTTTAATAAAGactaaaaaactgctcgaaattccttaaatgacagttctcctatataccgtacatgggcgaaatgtCGTTTAAGACCTTTCgatcagttttttattcttcatttaaaaaccgaaggaaaacgacaaacattttttttaaaatcacgttttgctcaggaaacACGGCTTTTTCAGGTGATATATAAAACTGGTACAGTACTCGTGCGCTAATTGCACGAAAGTTGCAGTGCAACTAGCGGATGGGCTTTTTAATTGCATGAactcaaaactgtcaaaaatttttaggggGTGCGCTAATGTTTGGTTTTCGTGTATCCGTTTACGAACCAATTTCGAACCAGTcagattttttcatacattgcAACTTAGTTGGAGTGTAACGAACATTACTGTATTTCAGAGAATCCCACGTTTTCAGAAGCTGTTCAGTGTGTGGACAGCTTAATGCGACATTTCAGTGAGGATTCGACACAAGTgatcaaattgaaattaattagatcgactataattgaaaacaaattggGCAAACGTGCAATGTGATTATGTATATTTGTTATTTAGTACATACAACCGAaatctaaaataacaaaattaaaaatattgaatttattttcagttaattAAATATTTCGCGCATTCAGTATCCCCTCGCAAAACTTGACAGAGAGACATTAGCTTCAAAAACCACGTGTAGTTTGACGCAAAACTGCTTTTTAATTGCACTTTCGTGCAACTAACGGACGTGCAATCAAAACGCAGTGCAACTAAATCGCGTGCAATTAGCGAACGAGTGCTGTATAGCTTTTATCTGAGGGGCGagacagcttttatctgagttactcttatgcttgggagtaCATAACCACAAAcctaagacatacgtaacactggcttttttctggtacacgttgccccatagtactccgtacctcgtcatgtccaactgctcgataaataatgaacaaaatgaattttctttttctcggcatTATCGAGTCCCAAAGAAAATTCCATACACGCTTACCATGAAAAACCTATACGTAAGTAGAAATCACTCAAAATCCTCTTAAAGCGCACaaactcaaaatttgagtagaGAGGCTGTACCTACTTCTGAGTTGTAtgatcacatacataagacatacgtaacacttaggaagaaatcttccgaaAAAGttagtacaaaatgaactactcgaaagtaccaacctctgtaaaaaaaactctgtttgagtagtttatggaggttgtgtacctgcgcagccctgcatttgtctcgttcccactcgaaaaatgcagcattgattttgtaaataactttttgacagtttcttaagggattttgttatgggctcgagtagagccgcgatgaagaaaattcattccgttaattttcgtcgagcagttcaaactggtgttggtacccggtgatgtggggcaaagagtaccaaaaaaaaatcgccagtattacgtatgtctaagtatgtggtatGATCATACCTATAATTGGATAACGAAACATACCTAAAAATTGGTAACATATAAGATAAAACAGATACAAAAATGACTTGTTTTAGCGCATATTGGGATGTTTTAGTTCATGATTATCAACAAAAATAGGTAGTTTTAACGATTAAGTTCGTCAATTCAACCCACAACTAGTTACCACTAGTTTCATATTAGTTTTGCAGATCATTGATAATGCAAAGTGGGTAGTTTTCACATATCAGTGAGTTAACTTCACCCTAAACTAAGTAGCTGATTTCTACAAAAATAAGTAATTTCAACCTAAAATAAAGTTCTTTTTACTCAATCCTATAGTATTGAGTATATACACTATATATATAGACCTGTGGACTGAATCGCAGCGAGCCAAAATAACTGTCAAACGTGCGAGCCAAAATGAACATAACGAAAAATTTGTATCAAACAAATAACAAGAATATAATGAACCTTCGATTCCAGTGCTGCTGTCATTCACTACGCAGGTCTATATATGTAGTGTCTATAGTATTGAGTACCCAAA
It includes:
- the LOC129718807 gene encoding uncharacterized protein LOC129718807 translates to MDSSQRLIALVSARRALWDKKISQYNNRTLVNRYWREVANEFGNNTIVEIKRKWKYLRDTFLKEMKKIPKEKLREPDCASYSSWPYFEAMLFLRNMVRPRKQLLIKGNPDEEEDEDYQTSTVQFDENPIELVEMPFTIKTEDSVVNEQPASSSKTAVEAPPRSVLSDDEDELFFRSLLPHVRKMEPEDKLLFRTEVQNLVLQHVYRRDDPI
- the LOC129718806 gene encoding transcription factor Adf-1-like, encoding MASEQNGNERLISLVFSRRHIWDRRVANYRNRALVERHWRQIANELGFQKSHPIKRKWKSLRDTFLKEMKRVPAEKWPNLDVATYELYGAWPHFKSLLFLRDLVKPRSSIGYTTSNSDSEQQLANYEPERSRNATVTKIYDPIEPPAVPLQMDATATGTSRIIEEFDEDEMFFRSILPHVRKLDPEDKLAFRTEMQNLVQQHVYQKRIYGDDYRL
- the LOC129731704 gene encoding uncharacterized protein LOC129731704, whose product is MENDWSGAERLISLVFSRRQIWDKKAPNYVDKEVVEQHWCQIANELGYQKPYPVKRKWKSLRDTFLKEMKKVPAEKWPNLDVATYELYGAWPFFSSMLFLRDFVRPRTAVANTTPDSDSEQQQLVDYDTDVTKIYDPVEAPAGVFQIDSTATGKNRTIEEEDDEDEMFFSSLLPHVCKLAPEDKLAFRTEIMNMVQKYVYHKRRCVGDYSF